ACAGAAGTCCTGCCTTCTCCTCCAGGTGAAATATTCACAGGGTGTATGTAAGATAATTATTTTGATAGAGGTTGAATGCCCCCCTGCCCCACCTTTGACCAGTGCATGTAATGATCATattgactgatgtgtgtgtgtgtttgtgtgagctgtGCTCCCAGTGCACCAGAAGAACTGGTGAAAAATGGTTTTGGGGGTGAAGATTTGTGTGGTCTTTAAATGgttaatgtgaatgtgtttggacttttttttttttttaagatgtgaacgttgtattgtgtgtattctgGCTGGGTATATATTTTTTACCCTGTGTGCAGTGctatgttgtgtgttgttgtacataaaaggtgaatgtgtgtgtgtgtgtgtgtgtgtgtgtgtgagagatgctCCAGCCAACCAAgcattacatttgaacaatgTGACAGTGATGAATAATAATTGAACAATGTGACGACGATGAACAAAAGCAATAGCCTGGTCATGATGGAAGTCACTTCCCTACACAGCCTCCGAATTTCAGTGTTGACAGACGGCATGCATCTAAATGTTGGTTGCTGGTGTAGACGGACTGCTGAAGTGGGTGCTAAATGTGAAAATTAAGCTCTAAGCTAATTGAAGGGACACTACAGGTATCACAACAGGCAGCACAGGCTCAAGAAACTGATTGCCTTTTCTTTATTTGGATATTACTGTGCCTCAgaagtaaacattaaaaaaatctaataaaaggagttttttttgttgcgttttgtttaattgttgtgATTTCTTTGCTCTAAGACAGAACACCATGCGGACAGCAGGAGCCTGGGACCAAACCTCTTATCCTACAATAAATGGACAACTTACTTATTAAAAAGTTTAGTAAGTAATAACGATTCATCCTTCTTGTCTTAGACGTTAAGTtttaaattaaaggaaaaacaatcCTCAGGGTAAAGAATTGGTGAGCAGCTTTAGGCCCAACACCTGGAGGATCGTGATACAATGTGAGGAGTGTGAATAAGTGTGTTGCTCAGGAATAAAGGACTAAAGTAAAGTTGagaaatttaattttaattggcTGAAATTCAGCTCATAACGGGTTAAACTTCCTCGTCAACATGTAGACTGAGTAAAACAAGTCATATAAAAATAGATCCTTGTCTCATAACAATGTTTTTCTCCCGATTTTCAGTAAGGACCGATAGATGAGTTGTACAGTATCAAGGGCAAACAGGCATATCCTCATATGCTTCATCTTTAGTAAAGGCATCTCAGTTACAACAtgagaaatacaacatttgagaAGAGCtcaaatacattgtttttttaaggaaTGTAGGTAACTTGAGTTCTTAATTGAACAATTGTTATATTGGACCATCTAAACTTCAGAGTTATGTTTTCCAAAGGCAGAAATCATCTTCCATACTGGATATACAGGAACCAGCCTGCActaaattattaaacaaatcGGAAATTTAAGGCGTCCCATCACCCACAAACCATGCAACAGTCCATCAAACATCCTGAATGTGAGAGTAACACATTTCTCAATTAAGCTAAGCTTGGGTCCTTCTGCAGGACTACCAGAGTCGACCTTCTAACCCTACAGCAGCAAAAGCAGGCCGATGAGCAGCATGCACAAATGTGCCGGTCACTGCCACTTAAATAAAGCACGCACTATTGCACAAAACAAGTGGAAGTCCACAAAGTGCAGCACTGAACATGACAGAGAGGTGGTGCTAATGATTTAACAGTACTGTGTTAACGTTAAGGCTTTCTCCAACATGCACCTTATCTGGAGACACCAGAACACCTCATTTACGGAGGTGAGAAGTTTGTGTTGCAATGCAGTAAATTAGTTTGAAATCAATTGTGCATAACTACACCTCTACACTGAGGTCTCCCTCAGGAAGCAAAACATTGCAGGAATCACTAGCTTACAGCGGTTCACCTCTACACTTCAATTCAAACAAAATAGCAGCTTTCTGAACACACGCTCACTGCGAGTCAAGCTTTGACACTAatgggaataaataaatagctgaAGATGAACTGCTATGTCTGTAAgtcttttgaaatgttgttcCCTGAATTGAACACCAGTTTCTACCATGAATAAGCATCGTGGACCAGAAGATGCATGAGGCAAATCATTCACATTGTATCAGTATTACGGTTCGATCTATGCTGAAGCTTTGTGCACAACAAAGCAGCTGTCGCTTTAAAGACGGGACTGTTCACTTCTGCAGCTGTTATCTGTCGAAGAGGAATGTTATGTTTCAAAACATCACATATCTTTCTGCCACGCTGTCTTTTCACAAACGAGAAAGCATAAGATGAGTTGAAAAACCTGAGTATCTTGCATGTCTTCATTCAGGGGAAAGTGTTCAGCAGATTTTAAATTATGCACATAAGACAAGCATGAATTATGAAGTCTTTGAGGCATCTCTTTTATCTTAATAAATAACTTTGATGAACGATTAGCTGAAGTTCGTCTTGCGCAAGTGTCTGTTGGGGATTTCGATAGCGCTCACTTGTAAAGGCCAGGAGCCGCCCATGATGCCAGCCTGAATGGCCACACCTGTAACCACGGCCAGGTCAGGGTCTACTGATGTGTTGGGCTCCTTCCCAAAGAACTCGCTGATCAGCCTCCTGATCCGCGGTATCCTGGTGGACCCTCCGACCAGAACGATCTCGTccacctcctctttctccagGCGGCCCTCGGCTAACACCGTCTCAACGGGAGCCAGGATCTTCTGGAAAAGGTCCTTGTTGAGCTCCTCAAACAGCTCGCGCGTGATCACAGCCTGGAAGAGAACCGGAGCAGGAGCGGAGCCTTCAGGTGACGCCGAGCTGTCGTGGGTGTGAAGGTGCAGGGGCACCCTGATGGTGACGCTGCGTTGGAGCGTGAGGTTGATCTTGGCGGCTTCAACAGCTTGTCGGAGACGGTGGATGTCCTCTTTGAGAGTGGGTTGGACGCCAAACTCCTGCTGGGCTCGCTCTATGGTGTACTGGAGCAACCTCTGGCTAAAGTCTTGACCTCCCAGCTTGTTATTCCCTGCGGAGAAACACTCAAGATTAGACCACTGCTCCCTCCAGCAACAACACTTGATGATAAATTAAACCACCCCCCATCTCTCATCACTGAAGCAGCGAAACGCATTACCTGCCATGGCTCTGGTGAGGAACATGCCTCCCTGTTTGTTGAGCAGAGAAACATCCAGGGTTCCTCCCCCAAGGTCGACCACGAGAACATTGAACACATCCACCTTGTGCAGGCCGTAGGCCATGGCTGCAGCTGTGGGCTCATTTATCACACGCAGGATCTCCAGGCCTGCAAGATAAAGGAAAACATTAAATTATACAGATACATTACTAATGTGGTGCATGCTTGTGGTGGAAGAGAGACtgtaatatatagatattgtgTTATAAACTCGTGGTGCCTGAAGTGCAGCAACAATcagctttaaaaataattagagGACTGACCAGCGAGGTTGGCGGCCCTGATAGTGTAGTTCCTCTGTCTCTCGTCAAACTCTGCGGGCACCGAAATGACAGCTCTCTGGATGGGAACGTCAAGCTGTCGCTCGgccatcttcttcatcttcagcagcagcctggAGCTGATGAACTCTGGGCTTACAGTGAAGGTGTGGTTGGTGAAGATCAGAAATTCTGCACTTCCATTGTTGTTAGTCACCTGGAGGAGTCAAAAGAAACAATGTAAGTGAAGTTGGATTGATTACAAAACATTCAATTCAAGTCGAGCCAAATGTAGTTAATCAATCAGTCGATTGAGAGATTGATAATGAATTAATCATTTGTTCaacattctctggttccagcttattaaatgtgaatatttgtgaGGTTTTACAAGCCATCTGAAGAAAAACACCAACTCATGTGTAAACCAGTCTGCTGAAGTGACTCCAGGAAACACAAGTGatctacaacacacacatcactcatTCTGCAATAACATGCCAAGTAGTTCACAGTCATCTACTTTAAACCAACCCCATCATAGCCCACCTTAAACGGGTATCGAGCACTCTCCTGCTCCAGGACCTCCGGCTCAAATATCTTCCCGATGAACCTCTTGGCATCGTAGATGGTGTTTTGAGGGTTGATGTCGGCCAGGTCCACAGCTTCATGTCCAGCCAGCACCGCAGTGGTGGTGAATGAGACGGCGCTGGGGATGCTCTTCCTACCCTCTTCATCAGCtatcacctccacctccccgcTGCCCGGATGGAAGACACCGACAGAGCAAAAGGTGGTGCCCAGATCcagtccaattacttttggtttGGGAGGTGGCAAGTACTGCTGGCCAAGGTAGCCAGCCAGGAACAGGGCCAGGATCACCGAACCTGCAAGATGACAACATGAGTATTACAGCTGAGGTGGACCAACCAAGTTAGCTAGCTCATGTGTTAGCATCCAGTTACCGGTAACTACCTGAAATAATAACTGTCATTCAACTTACCAATCATAGAAATTTCTCCGGACATTGTAGCCCACTGTTGCGAAGTCGCCCACCgcttaaaaataacaaaatgtcagTCAAATTGTTCAAATTGCTGGTAAATGATGACCGGCTTTGATAAGTCGATGATGCGAAATAGGAGTTTTCCAGACTACCAACGAAATACACGTCAACGTTACATGGTGCCTTGTGCATGCTGGGTAATGTAGTATAATGCATACACATTAAAGCCACGAATATAGCAGCCGATGTTACCATtacactacatttcccatcaacGCTAGCGATATGCAACGTAACACGAACGTTTCCGTGTTCTCAGCCAACCAGGCAGAGCCAGTACAGTTGcgattattatataataataataataataattataattaaaataataaaactaattaaaattaaaaaattaaaagaagatAACAATAAAGTTAATAAGTACATCAGCATAAACGTAGGacaaatttaaataaagaaatattctaACAAacgtttttaattattaaatcaaaaataacttttttaatatatttctttattcatttattatatgtatttcatGGCTGTTTAGGATTCAATCAGTCGTATATCAGGAACTGTACTGGTAgctgaaataaataattcagaaaagtcatattttattttatttattttattttatttaca
This genomic interval from Cottoperca gobio chromosome 13, fCotGob3.1, whole genome shotgun sequence contains the following:
- the hspa13 gene encoding heat shock 70 kDa protein 13, which translates into the protein MSGEISMIGSVILALFLAGYLGQQYLPPPKPKVIGLDLGTTFCSVGVFHPGSGEVEVIADEEGRKSIPSAVSFTTTAVLAGHEAVDLADINPQNTIYDAKRFIGKIFEPEVLEQESARYPFKVTNNNGSAEFLIFTNHTFTVSPEFISSRLLLKMKKMAERQLDVPIQRAVISVPAEFDERQRNYTIRAANLAGLEILRVINEPTAAAMAYGLHKVDVFNVLVVDLGGGTLDVSLLNKQGGMFLTRAMAGNNKLGGQDFSQRLLQYTIERAQQEFGVQPTLKEDIHRLRQAVEAAKINLTLQRSVTIRVPLHLHTHDSSASPEGSAPAPVLFQAVITRELFEELNKDLFQKILAPVETVLAEGRLEKEEVDEIVLVGGSTRIPRIRRLISEFFGKEPNTSVDPDLAVVTGVAIQAGIMGGSWPLQVSAIEIPNRHLRKTNFS